One window of Drosophila busckii strain San Diego stock center, stock number 13000-0081.31 chromosome 3L, ASM1175060v1, whole genome shotgun sequence genomic DNA carries:
- the LOC108599474 gene encoding collagenase — MKLKTNCKQLVSAGAQLLGLLICLSGMRTSAGYAIGQSKFGNIEKFPYQVMLIGKQLWRKRILCGGTLLNRRWVLTAGHCTMGVTHFDIYLGTRSVQDTEQLGGLVLRSNKFIMHERFNPETAANDIALVKLPTEVNYTPRIQPAELPSRRRLEQFTGMSVVASGWGAMVAMSSTDGMQYTELKVIPNAECAEEYDVITPGVMCAKGLKDESVCTGDSGGPLVLKGTQMLVGIISFGPADGAAGGGCDQTNIPGGFTRVTHYLDWIESKIGSHQQPKQQQEQHPHQHAHHKHRDDNFV, encoded by the coding sequence atgaaattgaaaacaaactgtaaacaGTTAGTCAGTGCGGGTGCGCAACTGCTCGGCCTACTCATCTGTCTGAGTGGTATGCGTACAAGTGCCGGCTATGCCATTGGCCAGTCCAAGTTTGGCAACATTGAGAAGTTCCCCTACCAAGTGATGCTCATTGGCAAACAGCTGTGGCGCAAGCGCATACTTTGCGGCGGCACCTTGTTGAACAGACGCTGGGTGCTCACGGCTGGCCACTGCACCATGGGCGTCACACACTTTGACATATATTTGGGAACGCGCAGCGTGCAGGATACGGAGCAACTGGGCGGCTTGGTGCTGCGTTCGAATAAGTTTATAATGCATGAACGCTTCAATCCGGAGACGGCGGCCAATGATATTGCGTTGGTCAAGCTGCCCACTGAGGTGAACTACACACCACGCATACAGCCAGCAGAGCTGCCAAGCAGACGACGCTTGGAACAGTTTACGGGCATGAGCGTGGTGGCCAGCGGTTGGGGCGCTATGGTTGCAATGTCTAGCACGGATGGAATGCAGTACACTGAGCTTAAAGTCATACCCAATGCGGAATGCGCCGAGGAGTACGATGTGATTACGCCTGGTGTAATGTGCGCTAAAGGACTCAAGGATGAGTCAGTCTGCACGGGTGATTCGGGCGGTCCACTAGTGCTTAAGGGCACACAGATGCTGGTGGGCATCATCAGCTTCGGTCCTGCCGAtggcgctgctggcggcggctgcgATCAGACAAATATACCTGGTGGCTTCACACGAGTCACTCACTATTTGGACTGGATTGAGAGCAAGATTGGCAGTcaccagcagccaaagcagcagcaggagcagcatcCACACCAGCATGCGCATCACAAGCATCGCGATGATAACTTCGTCTAG
- the LOC108599473 gene encoding LOW QUALITY PROTEIN: uncharacterized protein LOC108599473 (The sequence of the model RefSeq protein was modified relative to this genomic sequence to represent the inferred CDS: deleted 3 bases in 2 codons; substituted 1 base at 1 genomic stop codon): MSGVVEIEPKQGYLSAAELVAHRHVEIEASTSGLKRTENEDTAKEKQELASAYANLHKQLSLHRIERQAGRAIAIWHKELQAAEVLRKDGKFESFGFSRDGKLYLEYYEALFLLELVYILLTVIIHGMIMSVEQAYILLLAETASDKYNNYLVYSALMRAGYIVVKHQVPVATINSADCIWALLEASLWQKPVPAHIQGVCLLRVSKSRRCLCISSRXSPSMIVNNEQHSDFQFDTRKRKVNLESDQQSNCKRTCLSQSKSLVDTLLSESNYLRFQELFAQLDIVQLQAATDQELLTDSSLRTFQISFDLHFHSEGFKRSAPKSPSFSVIILPPKEPFPTHNELIKCQRQQLPLAGAPLLIVSVSESKQIQAFLYYIS; this comes from the exons ATGAGCGGCGTTGTTGAAATAGAACCAAAACAAGGATATTTAAG TGCTGCTGAACTCGTAGCGCACCGGCATGTGGAAATTGAAGCGTCAACAAGTGGACTAAAGCGTACTGAAAATGAAGACACTGCAAAGGAAAAGCAAGAGCTGGCCAGCGCCTATG ctaatttgcataagcaactCTCACTGCATCGTATAGAGCGCCAAGCAGGACGTGCCATTGCTATTTGGCATAAAGAACTGCAGGCGGCTGAGGTGTTACGGAAAGATGGCAAATTTGAAAGCTTTGGCTTCAGCAGGGACGGTAAACTGTATTTGGAGTATTACGAGGCGCTCTTTTTGCTGGAGCTggtatatattttgcttacagTCAT TATTCATGGCATGATAATGTCTGTGGAGCAGGCATACATACTGCTGCTGGCG GAAACAGCTAGTGACAAGTATAACAACTACCTGGTTTACTCAGCTCTTATGCGCGCTGGATATATTGTGGTAAAGCATCAAGTGCCAGTTGCTACAATAAATAGTGCTGATTGCATTTGGGCGCTTTTGGAGGCAAGTCTTTGGCAAAAGCCAGTGCCGGCTCACATTCAAGGAGTCTGCCTACTTCGAGTCAGCAAATCAAGAAGATGCTTATGTATAAGCAGCAGATA AAGTCCCAGCATGATAGTGAATAACGAGCAGCACAGCGATTTTCAATTCGATACACGGAAACGTAAAGTTAACTTGGAGTCTGATCAACAATCCAACTGCAAAAGAACTTGCCTGTCCCAGTCCAAAAGCCTGGTGGACACGCTGCTATCTGAATCCAACTATCTAAGGTTTCAAGAGTTATTTGCGCAGTTGGACATAGTGCAACTGCAAGCTGCCACAGACCAAGAGCTGCTTACTGATTCCTCACTACGCACTTTTCAAATTAGCTTTGATCTACATTTTCATAGCGAGGGCTTTAAACGCAGTGCCCCCAAGTCGCCCAGCTTTAGCGTCATCATACTGCCACCCAAGGAGCCGTTTCCCACACATAATGAACTTATTaaatgccagcgccagcagttGCCTCTCGCCGGTGCCCCGCTGCTGATCGTGTCCGTTAGCgaatcaaaacaaatacaagcgTTCCTATATTATATCAGTTGA
- the LOC108597928 gene encoding rho guanine nucleotide exchange factor 25 produces the protein MSCFLRLFTSTGKIEGNPLSEIEQIVRMSREQHESNSRGDGIAVGEEALDASASTNGRAHGAADLGFEQDNNDKNKSEGSDISAALHKRQQSLNELVATEETYVQELQKIVHGYMKEINCSDIPRPADLQGGKMDLVFNNIKDIYEWHRDKFLRGLRHCQKSPADLGPLIEKSRNKFIMYYHFCSNKPLSDFIVTANSQYFDQIRDKLGHRLDLSSLLIMPVQRIPRYEMMIDNILKHTTRACLKAEMESLTAARDQIKIVAKTVNDMMEVLRSLQDFDGEITAQGNLLLQGNLNCVIDAGQKQRELKVFLFQQIIIFADIQKAKTQYSNPVYKYRTHIQLNHIHLQTLRENEYSFRIKSTDPNKPPVTIDCQAASQESYEEWQGMLNKILDEQNVLILKLVDPLNNKKN, from the exons ATGAGTTGTTTCTTGCGTTTATTT ACCAGCACTGGCAAAATAGAAGGCAATCCACTATCGGAAATTGAACAAATTGTCAGAATGAGCAGA GAACAACACGAGTCAAACAGTCGTGGCGATGGCATCGCTGTGGGCGAGGAGGCGCTAGATGCTAGCGCCAGCACCAATGGTCGTGCCCATGGCGCTGCCGATTTGGGCTTTGAGCAGGATAACAATGACAAG aaCAAGAGCGAAGGCAGTGATATCTCAGCCGCCTTGCACAAGCGCCAACAGTCGCTGAACGAGCTGGTTGCCACCGAGGAAACTTATGTGCAGGAGCTGCAGAAAATTGTGCATGG CTATATGAAGGAAATCAACTGCAGTGATATACCCAGACCAGCTGATCTGCAGGGCGGCAAAATGGATTTGGTTTTCAACAACATCAAAGACATCTACGAGTGGCACAGAGA taAATTCCTGCGAGGACTGCGTCACTGCCAAAAGTCGCCAGCTGATCTGGGACCGCTGATTGAAAAGTCACGCAACAAATTTATCATGTACTATCATTTCTGCAGCAATAAGCCCTTGTCTGATTTTATAGTCACCGCCAATTCACAATACTTTGATCAAATACGCGACAAACTGGGTCATCGCTTGGAC CTGAGCTCATTGCTCATTATGCCAGTGCAGCGCATTCCCCGCTATGAAATGATGATTGATAATATACTGAAGCACACAACGCGCGCCTGCTTGAAAGCCGAGATGGAATCCTTAACCGCTGCCCGCgatcaaatcaaaattgtgGCAAAGACAGTTAACGATATGATGGAGGTGCTGCGTAGTCTGCAGGACTTCGATGGCGAAATTACCGCCCAGggcaatttattgctgcaggGCAACCTCAATTGTGTGATCGATGCTGGGCAGAAGCAGCGCGAGCTGAAAGTCTTTCTTTTCCAACAGATTATCATCTTTGCCGACATTCAGAAGGCAAAGACGCAGTACTCAAATCCCGTTTACAAGtatcgcacacacatacag CTCAATCACATACACCTACAAACGTTGAGGGAGAACGAGTACAGTTTTCGCATCAAGTCAACGGATCCGAATAAGCCGCCCGTCACCATCGATTGCCAGGCTGCATCGCAGGAGTCCTATGAGGAATGGCAGggaatgttaaacaaaatactcGATGAGCAAAATGTACTTATACTTAAGCTCGTCGATCCATTGAACAATAAGAAGAATTAA
- the LOC108599477 gene encoding adenylate kinase isoenzyme 1 isoform X1 — MLFMCHQKTMKREAQEKLKAEQLRKAQAAAEIPIIWILGGPGSGKGTQCAKIVEKYGFTHLSSGDLLRDEVASGSDKGRQLQAIMTSGGLVPNEEVLSLLNAAVSRAKGNSKGFLIDGYPREKSQGIAFEQTIAPCDLVIYFECSEESMVKRIMNRAAAAAVKRADDNEETIRARLHTFKMNTSEILALYADKTMTINAERDVEDIFMETVNIINCLMQKKAKASASC, encoded by the exons ATG TTATTTATGTGCCATCAAAAAACCATGAAGCGGGAGGCCCAAGAGAAGCTCAAAGCGGAGCAGCTGCGTAAGGCACAAGCCGCT GCGGAAATTCCAATTATCTGGATTCTGGGCGGTCCTGGCAGCGGCAAGGGCACACAGTGCGCCAAAATTGTTGAGAAATATGGTTTCACGCATCTCAGCAGCGGCGATCTGCTGCGCGATGAG GTAGCCTCCGGCTCGGATAAGGGACGTCAGCTGCAGGCTATTATGACCAGTGGTGGCTTGGTGCCCAATGAAGAGGTCCTTTCGTTGCTTAATGCGGCAGTATCACGCGCCAAGGGAAACTCTAAGGGCTTTCTCATTGATGGCTATCCGCGCGAGAAGAGCCAAGGCATTGCCTTTGAGCAGACTATTGCGCCCTGCGATCTGGTCATCTACTTTGAGTGCTCCGAGGAGTCGATGGTGAAGCGCATAATGAACCGTGCCGCTGCAGCCGCCGTAAAGCGTGCCGATGACAACGAGGAGACAATACGCGCTCGTCTGCACACTTTTAAGATGAACACCAGCGAGATTTTAGCGCTATATGCGGATAAGACCATGACG aTAAATGCTGAGCGTGATGTGGAGGATATTTTCATGGAGACCGTCaacattattaattgtttgatGCAAAAGAAGGCGAAAGCCAGCGCTAGCTGTTAA
- the LOC108601123 gene encoding zinc finger CCCH domain-containing protein 3: protein MQQQQLVTYYQQEQPIAAELTPPAAKIISKASTCLVRKQPVIKVASVPKPNPTVQPPLISISKRKLVRQGMTLTKTTIASAVPVITLPTPAKRTKYKLVRAISLISSSSTPLVKKLRSRDFVARYALRRNNDVSPSKKSSLSTHLIKPSVNKTMRMVSIHGVMYKKTAKKLTKLDDSNRSSPLPTTSQQSTVSTGRTLFVSGIRYVLDTTGTRLTRLPAQSHLSVNRTLRRRIDIGGLTYVSSPKAQNVFIRTTNHVSRAHLITAKQRSLQLLNRSLVKTNIPCAIYQRLGKCAAHNRGKCRRLHDKRQVAICPSFLRGECNKKDCLLSHNITLEKMPVCRYFLRGVCVREDCPYLHKKLSGKAAICIDFLRGYCARAADCHMRHEFVCPEFARKGKCELPNCSYCKKMNKQLTKQSTRKSFTKAKSKTKVIAPKISQASVVEPNASRYFKCDSPAAMPADVDGPAEQEQDQEEDKDSSGTGLRQRPKLGTLPAFIPLGDAAAD, encoded by the exons atgcagcaacaacaacttgttaCGTATTACCAGCAAGAGCAACCTATTGCAGCCGAACTGACGCCACctgcagctaaaattattagcaaagCGAGTACGTGTTTGGTGCGAAAGCAGCCAGTGATAAAAGTTGCTTCTGTGCCCAAACCCAATCCCACTGTGCAGCCTCCTCTAATAAGCATATCCAAGCGTAAACTTGTAAGGCAAGGAATGACCTTAACAAAGACCACAATAGCTTCTGCAGTGCCTGTGATAACATTGCCAACGCCAGCCAAGCGCACCAAATACAAACTGGTGCGAGCTATCTCTTTGatctccagcagcagcacacccTTGGTAAAGAAATTGCGCAGTCGTGATTTTGTGGCGCGCTATGCATTAAGACGTAATAACGATGTGAGCCCCAGCAAAAAATCGAG CCTAAGCACGCATTTGATCAAGCCTAGCGTTAATAAAACTATGCGTATGGTCAGCATTCATGGTGTGATGTACAAGAAGACTGCCAAGAAGCTAACCAAGCTAGATGACAGCAACAGATCAAGCCCCCTACCTACAACATCTCAGCAGTCAACTGTATCTACAGGACGTACTTTGTTCGTAAGCGGCATTCGGTACGTGCTGGATACCACGGGCACTCGGTTAACCCGCTTACCCGCCCAGTCGCATCTAAGCGTTAATAGGACCCTCCGTCGTCGCATTGACATAGGCGGCCTAACCTATGTATCCTCACCCAAGGCACAGAACGTTTTTATACGCACCACCAATCATGTATCGCGTGCTCATCTTATTACCGCCAAGCAACGCAGCTTGCAGTTGCTTAATCGTTCGCTCGTCAAAACAAATATACCTTGCGCCATCTACCAGCGGCTGGGCAAGTGTGCGGCTCATAATCGTGGCAAATGTAGACGACTGCACGACAAACGACAAGTGGCAATCTGTCCCAG CTTCCTGCGCGGTGAATGCAATAAAAAGGACTGCTTACTCTCGCATAATATAACATTAGAAAAGATGCCAGTCTGCCGTTATTTTCTGCGCGGCGTTTGTGTGCGTGAGGATTGTCCTTATCTGCATAAGAAGCTTAGTGGcaaagcagcaatttgcatcGATTTTTTGCGTGGTTACTGCGCGCGTGCCGCAGAT TGCCATATGCGTCATGAGTTTGTTTGTCCAGAATTTGCACGCAAGGGCAAATGCGAGTTACCAAACTGCAGCTATTGCAAGAAGATGAATAAACAGTTAACAAAGCAGAGCACCAGAAAGAGCTTTACCAAAGCTAAAAGTAAAACCAAGGTGATTGCACCAAAAATATCACAAGCATCTGTGGTAGAACCCAATGCCTCACGCTATTTCAAATGCGATTCACCAGCTGCCATGCCAGCTGATGTAGATGGGCCAGCTGAGCAGGAACAGGACCAAGAGGAAGACAAAGACTCTAGTGGCACTGGCTTACGTCAGCGACCTAAATTAGGAACGCTACCAGCGTTTATACCATTGGGCGATGCTGCAGCCGACTGA
- the LOC108599477 gene encoding adenylate kinase isoenzyme 1 isoform X2, which yields MAEIPIIWILGGPGSGKGTQCAKIVEKYGFTHLSSGDLLRDEVASGSDKGRQLQAIMTSGGLVPNEEVLSLLNAAVSRAKGNSKGFLIDGYPREKSQGIAFEQTIAPCDLVIYFECSEESMVKRIMNRAAAAAVKRADDNEETIRARLHTFKMNTSEILALYADKTMTINAERDVEDIFMETVNIINCLMQKKAKASASC from the exons ATG GCGGAAATTCCAATTATCTGGATTCTGGGCGGTCCTGGCAGCGGCAAGGGCACACAGTGCGCCAAAATTGTTGAGAAATATGGTTTCACGCATCTCAGCAGCGGCGATCTGCTGCGCGATGAG GTAGCCTCCGGCTCGGATAAGGGACGTCAGCTGCAGGCTATTATGACCAGTGGTGGCTTGGTGCCCAATGAAGAGGTCCTTTCGTTGCTTAATGCGGCAGTATCACGCGCCAAGGGAAACTCTAAGGGCTTTCTCATTGATGGCTATCCGCGCGAGAAGAGCCAAGGCATTGCCTTTGAGCAGACTATTGCGCCCTGCGATCTGGTCATCTACTTTGAGTGCTCCGAGGAGTCGATGGTGAAGCGCATAATGAACCGTGCCGCTGCAGCCGCCGTAAAGCGTGCCGATGACAACGAGGAGACAATACGCGCTCGTCTGCACACTTTTAAGATGAACACCAGCGAGATTTTAGCGCTATATGCGGATAAGACCATGACG aTAAATGCTGAGCGTGATGTGGAGGATATTTTCATGGAGACCGTCaacattattaattgtttgatGCAAAAGAAGGCGAAAGCCAGCGCTAGCTGTTAA
- the LOC108599472 gene encoding LOW QUALITY PROTEIN: tRNA (guanine(37)-N1)-methyltransferase (The sequence of the model RefSeq protein was modified relative to this genomic sequence to represent the inferred CDS: deleted 2 bases in 1 codon) — protein MLQVRLLKLSQLVSTTKRLRHFYSNMDCSELLPPASVRGMTELKREEFKKSVKIPRLHVPESKAQHVMPLVKKLLLKMEQLRPVRAVESAREILLHPLPVKSWQSLPTEELEKTTTDRKTFPMYQLELQYENWSAQEILKSVLPVGEEGLSSYSRIGHIVHLNLRDHLVPYKALIGQVLLDKLPNCRTVVNKAANIDNTYRNFQLELICGEPQYQVETKEHGVTFEFDFSQVYWNPRLSTEHERIVQLLQPGDVLYDVFAGVGPFSVPAAKKRCHVLANDLNPTSYHWLQHNAKRNKCLSYIQMYNKDGRDFILKELRENLLERWRAPTDHPYKLHVTMNLPAMAVEFLDAFRALYTSEQLADLNLNLPLVHVYSFAKGENTKALVQELVESNLGASLTQELEGISFVRNVAPNKDMYRVSFRLTKELLTTPKQATRKRCLEEELVEKQLTNKVKCV, from the exons ATGCTGCAAGTGCGCCTGCTGAAATTATCACAACTTGTATCGACTACAAAACGTCTACGACATTTTTATTCCAACATGGACTGCTCAGAGCTCCTGCCACCAGCATCTGTGCGTGGCATGACCGAATTAAAACGTGAAGAGTTCAAGAAAAGCGTAAAAATACCGCGCCTACACGTGCCCGAGTCAAAGGCTCAGCATGTAATGCCATTGGTGAAGAAGTTGTTGCTTAAAATGGAGCAACTGCGACCAGTACGTGCTGTTGAGAGTGCACGCGAGATACTGTTGCATCCGTTGCCTGTGAAGAGCTGGCAGTCATTGCCAACTGAAGAACTGGagaaaacaacaactgac AGGAAAACTTTTCCCATGTATCAATTAGAGTTGCAGTATGAGAATTGGAGTGCACAAGAGATATTAAAAAGTGTACTGCCTGTTGGTGAGGAGGGGCTCAGCTCATACTCGCGCATTGGGCACatagtgcatttaaatttgcgtGACCATCTGGTGCCTTACAAAGCACTAATTGGTCAAGTGCTTCTGGATAAGCTGCCCAACTGTCGCACAGTGGTCAACAAGGCGGCCAATATAGATAACACATACCGCAACTTTCAGCTGGAACTAATTTGCGGTGAGCCGCAGTATCAGGTGGAAACCAAGGAGCATGGCGTAACTTTTGAGTTTGACTTCTCCCAGGTTTACTGGAATCCACGCTTGTCCACGGAGCACGAGCGTATtgtgcagttgctgcagcccGGTGATGTGCTCTATGATGTATTCGCTGGCGTCGGACCTTTCAGTGTGCCTGCTGCCAAGAAACGTTGCCATGTGCTGGCTAATGATCTTAATCCCACGAGCTATCATTGGCTACAGCACAATGCCAAGCGAAATAAGTGCCTGAgttacatacaaatgtataacaaGGACGGACGTGATTTTATACTGAAGGAATTACGTGAGAATTTGCTTGAACGCTGGCGTGCACCCACAGATCATCCTTATAAGCTACATGTGACCATGAATCTTCCTGCCATGGCAGTAGAGTTTCTAGATGCATTTCGAGCTCTTTATACTTCAGAGCAGTTGGCTGACCTCAACTTGAATCTGCCTTTAGTTCATGTCTATTCATTTGCCAAGGGCGAAAATACCAAGGCCTTGGTACAAGAGTTGGTGGAGTCCAATCTGGGCGCAAGCTTGACACAAGAGCTGGAAGGCATAAGCTTTGTGCGCAATGTGGCACCTAATAAGGACATGTATAGAGTGTCCTTTAGGCTAACCAAGGAGCTCCTAACCACGCCCAAACAGGCGACACGAAAGCGCTGCTTGGAGGAAGAGCTTGTTGAGAAGCAGCTGACCAACAAAGTGAAATGTGTTTaa
- the LOC108601124 gene encoding THO complex subunit 6 — translation MKERDLKRAYNNVLSQAISTSQKYLFAGNLFGDIFVLSLNELDKGGDEPPEKLKVYPQGGDIDVNCLAFHRDFLIVGAIGLIYGIKWDEENQSLSTERAWEVKIPMQVDAIEVPDVNSLWLCAETDTLYAGCGDGIIYQISLEDGSISREYRGHSDYIHSVVGQPDGRLYSCAEDGTVRLWCPKQKQHISMIEPYKNAQLLRPDWGKWIGDIAVNEDWLLCGGGPRAALWHLRSLECTRTFDFPGRVHLCDFVDDSVLIGGEHDHVQFYTLTGELQANIHVENTSSYSAVWQMTPFKFMSIAGFSNKLHVLKDFRFLDSKVELYGNVQDEDKEEEDDDDDNASF, via the exons atgaaggaAAGAGATCTGAAACGTGCTTATAATAATGTGTTGTCACAAGCCATATCCACATCGCAGAAGTATCTATTTGCTGGAAACCTTTTTGGCGATATATTTGTACTAAG TCTCAATGAACTAGACAAGGGCGGAGATGAGCCACCAGAAAAACTGAAGGTATATCCACAGGGTGGCGATATTGATGTTAACTGCTTAGCCTTCCACCGTGACTTTTTAATAGTAGGTGCTATTGGCTTAATCTACGGCATAAAGTGGGACGAAGAAAATCAAAGTCTGAGCACGGAACGCGCCTGGGAGGTGAAAATACCTATGCAGGTAGATGCCATTGAAGTGCCAGATGTCAACTCACTTTGGCTCTGTGCTGAAACAGATACGCTTTACGCTGGCTGCGGCGATGGCATCATTTATCAAATTAGTCTAGAGGATGGAAGCATCTCACGAGAATATCGTGGACACTCAGACTATATACACAGCGTCGTAGGTCAACCAGACGGACGTCTCTACTCTTGTGCCGAGGATGGTACAGTTCGTCTTTGGTGCcccaagcaaaagcagcatATTTCCATGATAGAACCTTATAAAAACGCTCAGCTTCTCCGACCGGATTGGGGCAAGTGGATAGGCGACATAGCAGTCAACGAAGATTGGCTGTTGTGCGGTGGTGGTCCACGTGCTGCTTTATGGCATTTACGCTCTCTAGAGTGTACTCGTACTTTTGATTTTCCTGGACGCGTGCATTTATGTGACTTTGTGGATGATTCTGTTCTCATAGGCGGCGAGCATGACCATGTGCAGTTTTATACCCTAACCGGAGAGTTACAGGCAAACATACACGTTGAAAACACGTCCAGCTATTCTGCCGTTTGGCAAATGACACCGTTCAAATTTATGTCCATTGCTGGTTTTAGCAACAAGTTGCATGTACTAAAAGACTTTCGCTTTCTAGACAGCAAAGTTGAATTATATGGCAATGTGCAGGACGAGGATAAAGAGGAGGAAGATGACGATGATGACAATGCATCGTTTTAG